From Verrucomicrobiota bacterium:
CCCATACTTCCGGGTAGGTAGAGGATCACGCGCAATTTGCGTTTGGCCGCCTCAGCGAGTACCGCGCCGACATAATCCCGGGTGGAGATATGAATGAAGCCTTCCACGGCAGTAGGGTACATCACGGCCCATCCCCCGCAGGAGTGGACGACCGTAAAAGTAATATAACGCGCGCCGGTTTTTTCCGCTGTATCCACGAGGTTCCGAGCGAGGACTTCCGGGGCCGGGGCCGTGGCCTCCAGCTCTGCGATGGAAGCAAATTGCAGTGGGGCCCACCATCCGGCCTTGGCGGTATTCCCCCCGCCGGTGAAAAGTCCCCAGTGATAAAAAAGTCCGAATCTCGCCGGGGCAAACCATTTTTCCACCCGTGCCGATCTTTCCGCGTGACCATTCATGAACATGACCCGTGAGGATATTGACTCGTTACGCGAGGACAACTCTAAAAATGATATTTTCACAGTGGAAAGGGATGCGATCAAGTTTCTTGGATGGCTTCAAACATCGCGACAATATTTTCCGGGGGGACATCAGGCATGATATTATGGATGGGATTAAAGACGAACCCGCCCCCCGGAGCAAAAATCTCGATACGGCGTTTCACATCTTCTTTGACTTGGGCTGGTGTGCCGTGGTTGAGGACGTGTCGGGTATCCGCCCCGCCGCCCCAGAATGTGATAGACGCGCCGAATTCCTTTTTCAGGGTGGCGGCATCCATTTCGCGGCAGGAAGTTTGCACCGGATTAAAAATCTCAAAACCCGCTTCGATCAAGTCAGGCAATAACCGGTAGATGGAACCGCAGGAATGCAGGAAGGTGTGCATGTTTGAGTGTTTCTTCACAAAGTCACAAAGGATGGTGTGGCGGGGTTTGAAAAAGCGGCGGTAAATCGGTACGGACATAAATGGCCCGCTGTCCATGCCGAGGTCATCACCAAAACGGATGATGTCGACAATATCCCCGACGGATTCACACACACGGCTCAGTGTGGCCAGATGAATCTCCAAAAGGGCGTCGAGCAGGGATTCCACTGCCTCAGGATCATCATGAAAGTCCATGAGGAACTGGTCAATCCGTCGTAGGAATGTGCCCCATTCAAATAAATTACACCCGCACACAATCATCAGCGCTTTGTCTGTGGACTGGCGCAAGGCGAGGGTTTTACTCCGGAGGTCATTCCAGAATCCAGGTTCGCCTGCATGATCCCAAGGGCTATGGGGGAGGGCGGCCCAGACGACTTTGTCCATGTCCTGGCGCAAATTGCGCATGTCAGATGGATACCCATCGACATAAGGGAAAAGGGTCTGGTCGAAAAATGTCGC
This genomic window contains:
- a CDS encoding alpha-L-fucosidase; protein product: MFMNGHAERSARVEKWFAPARFGLFYHWGLFTGGGNTAKAGWWAPLQFASIAELEATAPAPEVLARNLVDTAEKTGARYITFTVVHSCGGWAVMYPTAVEGFIHISTRDYVGAVLAEAAKRKLRVILYLPGSMG
- a CDS encoding uroporphyrinogen decarboxylase family protein — protein: MNPRSRIRAAIAHQEPDRTPIDLGATPSSGISAVAYLNLKDHLGITTGHCQIYDVVQQLAQPEDMIIDRFGIDVIDIGRAFNTGAGDWHPFINHEGRSVLLPSWFTPFLNEDGSYSAFSRTGVKVGKMPTGATFFDQTLFPYVDGYPSDMRNLRQDMDKVVWAALPHSPWDHAGEPGFWNDLRSKTLALRQSTDKALMIVCGCNLFEWGTFLRRIDQFLMDFHDDPEAVESLLDALLEIHLATLSRVCESVGDIVDIIRFGDDLGMDSGPFMSVPIYRRFFKPRHTILCDFVKKHSNMHTFLHSCGSIYRLLPDLIEAGFEIFNPVQTSCREMDAATLKKEFGASITFWGGGADTRHVLNHGTPAQVKEDVKRRIEIFAPGGGFVFNPIHNIMPDVPPENIVAMFEAIQET